One Candidatus Nitrososphaera evergladensis SR1 genomic window, TTATGGTTCCGGCGACGGCGGAAACGGAGGTAACGGCGGCAATGGTGGAGACGGCGGCGACTGCGTCTTCTGTCCCGGACATGGCAGCGGCGGCAACGGAGGTAACGGAGGTAACGGTGGAAATGGAGGAGATAGTCACGGTTCCGGTAACGGAGGTAACGGTGGGAATGGCGGCAACGGAGGTAACGGCGGCAATAGCGGATATGATGAAGACGACGATGATGACGACAAACACTACAAGCACCCCAAATACCACAAGCACCACAAGCACAAACATCACTGATACCTAAAGAACAGCAGGCCCCTTCGACAGTAAAATGGAATAGAAAGGGAGAGGGTAAAAGCAATAGATAGCAGCATTGCAGGCTCTACAGTAAATGTGGTAACTACTGGCGTTACCACTACTTTTTCATTTTTATGTCATTATTATGACCGTGCCGAATAGACTTGCTTTAACAAAATCAAAGACGTACATTTTTTGCAGGCACAGCCGCAGCGAGAAACGGTATCAAGAACAATCGGCACACACAACAAAACCCGCCACCGAAAACCAAATAATTCTTGTACGGGGTGCAGAATACAATCTTCTTCCTATATATGATTTCATTATTTTGTTATCTGCTAGAATACCTGTTGTGGTTAAAAACAAACCTCGAAATTTAGGACGATGAATAATACCATCATCAACAACAAAAAAAGATACAAAACGCCGGCAATCGTCATTTCAATGATGCTTGTCTCCGGCATGTTCTCGATAGCGGCGACCCAAGAGCCAAACCTGGCAGCCGCCCAGACACCGTCACCGGACTTGTTTGCTTTTAAAAAGAGCGGTACCAAATCCAACAGCACCGAGGTCTATGCAATCCCTGGTACTAACCCTCAGCAGCTGCTACTCCAGACAGGTACTGCTCTTCCAGAGACGGACGAGACATACGAGTTTGCAGTAGACGATTGGAACCATGATGGCACAGCGGATATAGTCGCCATCAAGATGAGTGACACCAAATCCAACAGCACAGAAGTCGAGGTCCTAGATGGCGCTTCCAACTTTACCACATTCCTCCTTGACACAGGTACTGCCCTGCCAGACACTGACGAAACGTACGATTTTGGATTCGACGACTGGAACAACGACGGCTCTTCAGACTTGGTTGCCATCAAGATGACAAACACTGCAACAAACAGCACAGAGGTGCAGGTACTTGACGGCGCTTCCAACTTTACTGCGTTCTTGGTTCAGACCAGCACTGCCCTGCCAGAAACAGGTGACGGGTTTGATTTTGCAGTAGACGACTGGAACAACGACGGAACTGCTGACGTAATAGCCATAAAGATGGCAAACACCCAATCCAACAGCACCGAGATACAGGTTGTATCAGGAGCCGATCCACAAAAGTTCCTTGTCCAGACGAGCACAGCCCTGCCGCAAGCCGGCGAGGAATTTGATTTTGCTGCAGATGACTGGAACAACGATGGCACTTCCGACCTTGTCGCCATTAAAATGATTGACACAGAAACAAACGGCACTGAATTGCACGTAATTTCTGGTGCCAACCCGCAGCAGTTCCTTGTTCAAACAGGCACGGCCTTGCCGGAGACAGGAGAAACATATGATTTTGACACATGGAAAGCTCGGTCGTAGAACGGCAGTAGCGGCGGTGTCATCCCTGTCTGCGGATGAACTGGATTTCACCCGCTGATCCTGATGTGCTCGCCACGTGGCTAAAAAGAAGAAGGAGGAGCGGGCAAGAAATCTCAAAGAAGGCAGAAAAAGAGGATGAGGAGGCAAGGAGCAAAAATATCCTTATTCGCGTGCTTCTGTCCCTCTCCTTCTCCCTTTCTGTTCCTTAAAGATCCTGTGTCACTAGAGACCTTTTTCAATCAAAGGCATAGTCTCCGCTAGACAAACACTTGTTACAGATCCTTCGCATTACGATAATACTGCTATCTTGTGTCTCAAAGAGTACCGTTGCCGTTGCAATGTCTCCACATGCATTGCAATAGAAAGGACTTGATCTGTTCTTTCTTGGCTCTAGGGGTTTTGTATCAAGGTGTTTTAGCATGACCATCGAATAGAAATCCAAGATAATTAAGCCCTGCTTACCGGCTGATCATTGATCATTTGAGCAGGGCAAATACATTCTATCTAAAAAATCTGCAACAATGGCAAGTCAGAGCGATTATCTGGAATTTAACCGACCAATTGGTACTGTAGAGGCTGCCATCAGGCTTTATTCCATGCGTGTGGAACTAATTACTCCCATATGTCGTTTCTTGACAAAAAAAAGCGTTATGTTTGTGGTAACAGCAACGATCCAACAAAAGCAGCAGCTCTGGCCATCTTGACAGTTGCCTTGTTGCTCATGGCAACAATGATGTCGCCTGCCCTTGGCAGACTGGTACAATCTGCCGCAGCAGTTGAATTGACTGCTGCCACCGACGCCGACGATGATGATGACGGTGATAATAGAAGTGGTACTAGTGGCGATAATGAAGATAATAATAACAATAGCGAACTGAAACAATATGCACTTCAAAGGATAAACGAAGACAGGGCCAAATTTGGCATCGCTCCTGTCAGCATGGGCGACAATATGGCTGCGCAGGTACATGCCAAAGATGTTTTAAAAACACGGATGATATCGCATTGGACGACAGACGGAGAAAAGCCGTACATGACATATTCTAGGCTCGGCGGAGAAGGCGCAGTAGCGCAGAATGTCGCTACTTCTGGTTATCCGCAGGATTATGACGGATGCGTCTCTGGCACCTTGCTATGTGAAAAGACCGATCCGCGCAAAGCGATAGACCAGGTGGAATACAACATGATGGATAAAGACAAAGAATGCTGCGACGACGGCCACAGAAACAATATTCTCGACAAGCACCATACTCACGTGAGCATTGGAATCGCGTACGACGACTACTTTTTTGTCATGGTGCAGAACTTTGAGGATAAATACACAGTATGGACGCACAGGATAAGCGAAGAACAAGAGGAGACCGACGCCAACAACAACGACGACGATGATAGTGATGACAATTCGGGTCAACAACAGCAAATGGAGATGATAACTATGAGCGGATCATTGGTGGACAATAGAGGCGACAGCAGCACTGACAACAACAACGACGATGGTGATGGCGGTTTGTCTCTCGTAAATGTGCAAGTCTATTACGACAGCCTGCCGACCCCAGAGATTTACGAGCAACATAGATACGACAAGTCATACGGTTTGGGCAAACTCATCGCTCTTGTAGCAGAGCCTGCGCCAGAAGGCACTGCCTATAAACAACCTGACAAATTCTCTATCATAGAAGCTCAAAACTGGCAAGCACAAGGTTCGGAATTTGACATCGCCTTCTCTTTGCAGGAACTATCCGATACATATGGAAAGGGAGTTTACACGATAGTGATGCTTGCCCAGAATTCAGAAGATGAAGTGCTTCCCACATCTGAAACATCTGTTTTCGTGAACTAGCAGAGAAATCTCGCGACATTGCTGCTCCGCTGTATCTTCTGCGAACAAGTGGTGAATACCGTTCTCTCTTTTTCTCTCCTCTCCTCTTTCGAATCCAAGATTGCATGTGTTGCAGGCTCTGTTGCTGGCTTGCAATCTGTGATAGCGTATGTTGAGGCAATGTCTGAGCTAGCGAAGGGCTGCCTGCTGCCTCCATCTCCTTCCCCTCCTTCCTTGATAGATATTTTCATAAAATAGAGGCAGCTTGTCTTCAGTATCATGGCACACGTATTAGCAAAACTTAGAGACGTAAAGTTTGAAGATGTCAAAAACATGCTCAAGGCAGACATGCTAAAGCATGGCGAGCAGGGATTGTATCTAAAGCACGTTTGGCGCAATGCCGATGACTCTGGTGAAGTACTGTTTATTTTTCAAACTAACGACCTGAGTCGCGCACGCAAATACATAGAATCAATTCATGCGCAGGTGCTCAAGGAAAACCCGCAGGCCAATTTGCCTAAAATGACATACCTGGACGACAGATAAAGGCGTATCAAAAAAAGAGAATAAGTAAAGGCATACTTGACTCTCCTTCTTCTCTTCTCAATCTAGAGGAGACTGTCGTGTTGCTTAACTATCGACTGGAGGATTATGTGTGCTAGGGACTCTGGCATATATGCTCCAAGATCGGTATCCCGCAACATCAAAGAAAGTTAAAGCAGCAGTTATCTTGGCCGGAGCTACACTGGTTCTGGGAGCCTTTCTTGTTCTTTCTACGGCAGTCGCCAACATGATGGCTCCAAAGACAACGGTAGCAAAAGAATCGAATACCGGCGGGGACGACGCTGATAACGACAATAATCCTGCTCGCCTGACAGGACCTCTGGTCGTTGGCGAAACTCCATCGTCATATCCTGCATCTTGATGCCCCTTCAAATGACAGGGAAAGAACCCTAGATCATCTCTCTCTCTCTCTCTCTCTCTCTCTCTCTCTACTATATGACACAAAAGACCCATTATCAGTAAAACACTTTTTCCCCTCTCATCGTTCCAATTTTTTGAAATAGATCTCGGAATTCACATTGTCGACGGCGCTGCCATTATTATTACTGCCGTTGTTGCTAATGACGTGCTCTTCCCATGCGATGTAGACGTTGTCGCCTTCTGCAATTATCTGCGGGAATACGGAATTACCGGCGGTGGTATTGCTGATGTTTATGGTGTCTGAAAATGTTACTTCAAAATCATTGTTGCTTGTTGCCGATGTAAAGTTGGCCTCTCTAAAGTATATGTCGTATGCCCCCGAAGCATCGTCCATCCAGACCACATAGACATTGCCGCTGCCAGAGACGGCAATCTCCGGCAGAATCGACTCTCCCGTATTATTGCTCAAGGTCCAGTAATAGTAGGGAAAGGGGTTATTGTTATCTGTCGCATTGCTTTTTGAGAAATATATGTTGCGGTTTCCAATTGTTCCATCCGACCAGACGATGTAGGCGCTATTGTTACTAGAGCTGGCGTTGCCTCTGCCGTCCGTATTATTATTGCTGTTGCCCTGTTGGTCAAGGTTCCTGCCCGCTGTGGTGGCAGTAGTAGTAATGGCAAGGTGATGAAGCGGGCCTATTGCGGGATCAATCCGTGTAGTCATGACCGATGTTGGTTTGCTAAATGTAGTGCCATTGTCTTGGCTTGATGCAAACCCTATGGCTCCTGTCGTCGCGCCAGTTTCATTCCTTCCCGAGTGCTGCCATATCACATACACGCTGCTGTTATTTCCATCAACCCCTGTTGCTATCTGCGGCTTGTCATCCTGAAGATAGTTGTTGCTTATGTTGACTACTGGCCCAAGCGTAAGCCCATTGTCTGAGATATGTCTAAAAAATATCTCGCCGTCTCCGCGAGTATCGTCTGCCCACGCCACGTAGACATTGGAACCTGACAATCCTATGCGAGGGGAGTGTGACTCTCCCGTATTGTTGCTCAGATTTACGGGTTCGGCTAACAATGATCCATCCGGCCCGATTCTTGTAAAGAAAATATCTCCCTCTCCAACCCGTCCTTGCTGCTGTTGCTGCTGTGCTCCTGCCGTAGGTACTATTAACGGATGAACGGTCCAAACAACATATGCCGCAGCAGCGCCACCGCCTTCCTCGCCGTTACTTCCAGACGCTGCGATAATCTGTGGATTGCTGGAGTACAGCGGGTAAGCGAGCGATAACGACTCTGGTTCTGGAATTCCAGACGTGCCACCGCTTATATCAAATGGGCCTTGAAAGGTTCTTCCGCCATCATCACTTTTTGAAAACAATATGTGCGAGTCTTGCCTGTCTTGCGAAGCGGCGTAAACATTTTCAATCCATGTGACATAGACGCTGCTCCCAGAGGCAGCGATCTGCGGCGAGTAAGAATTCCCGTATATACTGCCGTTGTTCCGGATAGGCGCGCTGAGATCCACTGCCCTGTCAAAAGAGTCTCCGCCGTTTGTGCTCCTTGCAAAGAAAATGTCAAAACTGCCCAGTGACCCTGTGCTGTTGTCCACCCAGATTGCATAGACATTGTTGCCAGAGGCCGCCATCATGGCGTTGCTGCTGACATCTTCGGCTGTCAGGAAAAAGGACGAGAACCCATCGTCGTTGCTTAGGTTGAGAATTGAATCGTCATCATTGCTATTGTTTTTATTGCTGCTGACGATTGTTGCAGGCATCAAGCCTTTTTCTTCTTCTCTTTGTTGCTGTAGCGAGCGTTGTACCGTTGTCGTCGTCCCGTTGCCGCCATCTGACTGGAAATAGCTCAATGCTGACCGCACGTCATGAACCTCTATTACCTTCATGCCGTACTGCTTTTCCATCACATACGAAAGCGACTTTTCTTCTAATCTGCACGTGTTGGACTTTGCTGGCGTGTCGAAAGATGATGATGAAGACGATTCTGGATGTTGTTGTTGACAAGATACCTCCGGATAATAACTCTGGCCAGCTGGAACCAGCATTACCTTTGCCCCGTACCTTCCTGCAGCGACTGCCTTTTCGATAATCCCTCCAACAGGGCCTATAGTGCCATCCGGGTTTATCGTTCCCGTCATGGCCGTATAGTTGTTGACTGCCTTTCCTTCAAGTTCTGAAACCAACAGGACAGTCATGGCTCCTCCGGCGCTTGGGCCGTCGACGCCTCCGCCAAATTTTCTTAACATTTCTTCGCTTTCCGTAGAATTTGTGCTTTTTATCGTGAGTACCACATCTTTTGAAGATAGGTCTTCCTGCGTCAGTGATTGGGCTACCGACGCCGCGGTCCTAGCAGAATTCTGCCACATCCCTCCTGAAAAAATATTTGTGTTCACCAAGATGTCTCCTCTGCCTTCTCTAACATCTATCATTAGTTTTAGCACCTGGCCGGAACCCGGAAAAACCGTGCCGGTGGCTTGATCCGAAATAACGGCCAGAAAAGGAATGGACTGACTTTGTGCCTGAGAAGAAGGCGATGATAATAATAATGATGATGATGCATTGCCTGACGACGTACCAGTGTTGTTGCCATCAGAAATGCCCGGCGGCTGCTGTTTTTGTGCAATTGTTTGATGATGACTAGTGCTTGGCTGATCGGCTGATACAAACATGCCTTCTCTTTCCTGCGCTAACAACGCCGGCGAGGCAGCCGTGAGATTGGATTGAGTGCTTGCTGCAACAGGCGTCATGAACGCGTATTGGAATATGGCCAGAAACGAGGTAATAATTATCAGGAATGCCAAAAGACATCTGCAAGAGACGCGCACAAGA contains:
- a CDS encoding sialidase family protein; this encodes MAFLIIITSFLAIFQYAFMTPVAASTQSNLTAASPALLAQEREGMFVSADQPSTSHHQTIAQKQQPPGISDGNNTGTSSGNASSSLLLSSPSSQAQSQSIPFLAVISDQATGTVFPGSGQVLKLMIDVREGRGDILVNTNIFSGGMWQNSARTAASVAQSLTQEDLSSKDVVLTIKSTNSTESEEMLRKFGGGVDGPSAGGAMTVLLVSELEGKAVNNYTAMTGTINPDGTIGPVGGIIEKAVAAGRYGAKVMLVPAGQSYYPEVSCQQQHPESSSSSSFDTPAKSNTCRLEEKSLSYVMEKQYGMKVIEVHDVRSALSYFQSDGGNGTTTTVQRSLQQQREEEKGLMPATIVSSNKNNSNDDDSILNLSNDDGFSSFFLTAEDVSSNAMMAASGNNVYAIWVDNSTGSLGSFDIFFARSTNGGDSFDRAVDLSAPIRNNGSIYGNSYSPQIAASGSSVYVTWIENVYAASQDRQDSHILFSKSDDGGRTFQGPFDISGGTSGIPEPESLSLAYPLYSSNPQIIAASGSNGEEGGGAAAAYVVWTVHPLIVPTAGAQQQQQQGRVGEGDIFFTRIGPDGSLLAEPVNLSNNTGESHSPRIGLSGSNVYVAWADDTRGDGEIFFRHISDNGLTLGPVVNISNNYLQDDKPQIATGVDGNNSSVYVIWQHSGRNETGATTGAIGFASSQDNGTTFSKPTSVMTTRIDPAIGPLHHLAITTTATTAGRNLDQQGNSNNNTDGRGNASSSNNSAYIVWSDGTIGNRNIYFSKSNATDNNNPFPYYYWTLSNNTGESILPEIAVSGSGNVYVVWMDDASGAYDIYFREANFTSATSNNDFEVTFSDTINISNTTAGNSVFPQIIAEGDNVYIAWEEHVISNNGSNNNGSAVDNVNSEIYFKKLER
- a CDS encoding CAP domain-containing protein → MSFLDKKKRYVCGNSNDPTKAAALAILTVALLLMATMMSPALGRLVQSAAAVELTAATDADDDDDGDNRSGTSGDNEDNNNNSELKQYALQRINEDRAKFGIAPVSMGDNMAAQVHAKDVLKTRMISHWTTDGEKPYMTYSRLGGEGAVAQNVATSGYPQDYDGCVSGTLLCEKTDPRKAIDQVEYNMMDKDKECCDDGHRNNILDKHHTHVSIGIAYDDYFFVMVQNFEDKYTVWTHRISEEQEETDANNNDDDDSDDNSGQQQQMEMITMSGSLVDNRGDSSTDNNNDDGDGGLSLVNVQVYYDSLPTPEIYEQHRYDKSYGLGKLIALVAEPAPEGTAYKQPDKFSIIEAQNWQAQGSEFDIAFSLQELSDTYGKGVYTIVMLAQNSEDEVLPTSETSVFVN
- a CDS encoding FG-GAP repeat domain-containing protein, whose protein sequence is MNNTIINNKKRYKTPAIVISMMLVSGMFSIAATQEPNLAAAQTPSPDLFAFKKSGTKSNSTEVYAIPGTNPQQLLLQTGTALPETDETYEFAVDDWNHDGTADIVAIKMSDTKSNSTEVEVLDGASNFTTFLLDTGTALPDTDETYDFGFDDWNNDGSSDLVAIKMTNTATNSTEVQVLDGASNFTAFLVQTSTALPETGDGFDFAVDDWNNDGTADVIAIKMANTQSNSTEIQVVSGADPQKFLVQTSTALPQAGEEFDFAADDWNNDGTSDLVAIKMIDTETNGTELHVISGANPQQFLVQTGTALPETGETYDFDTWKARS